Within Triticum dicoccoides isolate Atlit2015 ecotype Zavitan chromosome 1B, WEW_v2.0, whole genome shotgun sequence, the genomic segment ccgaggtatttcatagaaaaacttttattcaagtatccctttatgctatccagaaattctatatcatttccaattaataatatgtcatctacatataatatcagaaatgctacagagctcccactcactttcttgtaaatacaggcttctccaaaagtctgtataaaaccatatgctttgatcacactatcaaagcatttattccaactccgagatgcttgcaccagtccataaatggatcgttggagcttgcacactttgttagcaccttttggatcaacaaaacctcctggctgcatcatatacaattcttcttccagaaatccattcaagaatgcagtttttgacatccatttgccaaatttcataatcataaaatgcagcaattgctaacatgattcggacagacttaagcatcgctacgggtgagaaagtctcatcgtagtcaaccccttgtacttgtcgaaaaccttttgcaacaagtcgagctttatagacagttacattaccatcagcatcagtcttcttcttaaaaatccatttattctcaatggcttgtcgatcatcgggcaagtcaatcaaagtccatactttgttctcatacacagatcacatctcagatttcatggcctctagccattttgcggaatctgggctcatcatcgcttcctcactgttcgtaggttcatcatggtcaagtaacatgacttctagaataggattaccgtaccactctggtgcggatcttactctggtagacctacgaggttcagtagaaacatgatctgaagtttcatgatcaatatcattagcttcctcactgattggtgtagttgttacaggaaccggttcttgtgatgaactactttccaataagggagcaggtacagttacctcatcaagttctactttcctcccactcacttctttcgagagaaactccttctctagaaaggattcgaattttgcaacgaaaatcttgccttcagatctgtgatagaaggtgtacccaacagtctcttttgggtatcctatgaagacacatttctctgatttgggttcgagcttatctggttgaagtttcttcacataagcatagcagccccaaactttaagaaacgacaactttggtttcttgccaaaccacagttcatgaggcgtcgtctcaacggattttgatggtgccctatttaacgtgaatgcggccgcctctaaagcataaccccaaaatgatagcggtaaatcagtaagagacatcatagatcgcaccatatctagtaaagtacgattacgacgttcggacacaccatttcgttgtggtgttccgggtggcatgagttgcgaaactattccgcattgtttcaaatgtaaaccaaactcgtaactcaaatattctcctccacgatcagatcgtagaaattttattttcttgttacgatgactttccacttcactctaaaattctttgaacttttcaaatgtttcagacttgtgtttcattaagtagatatacccatatctgctcaaatcatctgtgaatgtgagaaaataacgatacccgccgcgagcctcaacattcattggaccacaaacatcagtatgtatgatttccaacaaatcagttgctcgctccatagttccggagaatggcattttagtcatcttgcccatgaggcatggttcccaagtaccaagtgattcataatcaagtgattccaaaagcccatcagtatggagtttcttcatgctctttacaccgatatgacctaaacggcagtgccacaaataagttgcactatcattatcaactctgcatcttttggtttcaacactatgaatatgtgtatcactactatcgagattcaataaaaatagaccactcttcaagggtgcatgaccataaaagatattactcatataaatagaacaaccattattctctgacttaaatgaataactgtctcgcatcaaacaagatccagatataatgttcatgctcaacgctggcaccaaataacaattatttaggtctaaaactaatcccgatggtagatgtagaggtagcgtgccgactgcgatcacatcgactttggaaccatttcccacgcgcatcgtcacctcgtccttagccaatcttcgcttaatctgtagtccctgtttcgagttgcaaatattagcaacagaaccagtatcaaatacccagatactactgcgagcattagtaaggtacacatcaataaaatgtatatcacatatacctttgttcactttgccatccttcttatccgccaaatacttggggcagtttcgcttccagtgtctagtctgcttgcagtagaagcactcagtctcaggcttaggtccagacttgggtttcttctcttgagcagcaacttgtttgatgttcttcttgaagttccccttcttcttccctttgccctttttcttgaaactagtggtcttgttaaccatcaacacttgatgctccttcttgatttctacctccgcggcttttagcattgcgaagagctcgggaatagtcttgtccatcccttgcatattatagttcataacaaagctcttgtagcttggtggcagtgattgaagaattctgtcaatgacactatcatcaggaagattaactcccagttgaatcaagtgattattatacccagacattttgagtatgtgttcactgacagaactattctcctccatcttgcagctatagaacttattggagacctcatatctctcaatccgggcatttgcttgaaatattaacttcaactcctggaacatctcatatgctccatgatgttcaaaacgtcgttgaagacccggttctaagccataaagcatggcacactgaactatcgagtagtcatcagctttgctctgtcagacgttcttaacgtcgtcagttgcatcagcagcaggcctggcacccagcggtgcttccaggacgtaattcttctgtgcagcaatgaggataatcctcaggttaagaacccagtccgtgtaattgctaccatcatctttcaactttgctttctcaaggaacgcattaaaattcaacggaacaacagcacgagccatctatctacaacaaacatagacacgcaaaatactatcaggtactaagttcatgataaatttaagttcaattaatcatattacttaagaactcccacttagatagacatccctctaatcctctaagtgattacgtgatccatatcaactacaccatgtctgatcgtcacgtgagatggagtagtttcaacagtgaacatcaatatgttgatcatatctactatatgattcacgctcgacctttcggtctccgtgttccgaggccatatctgttatatgctaggctcgtcaagtttaacctgagtattccgcgtgtgcaactgttttgcacccattgtatttgaacgtagagcctatcacacccgatcatcacgtgatgtctcagcacaaagaactttcgcaacggtgcatactcagggagaacacttcttgataatttagtgagagatcatcttaaaatgctaccgtcaatcaaagcaagataagatgcataaaggataaacatcacatgcaatcaatataagtgatatgatatggccatcatcatcttgtgcttgtgatctccatcttcgaagcaccgtcatgatcaccatcgtcaccggcgcgacaccttgatctccatcgtagcatcattgttgttacgccatctattgcttctacgactatcgctaccgcttagtgataaagtaaagcaattacagggcgtttgcatttcatacaataaagcgacaaccatatggctcctgccagttgccgataacttcggttacaaaacatgatcatctcatacaataaaatatagcatcatgtcttgaccatatcacatcacaacatgccctgcaaaaacaagttagacgacctctactttgttgttgcaaattttacgtggctgctacgggcttagcaagaaccgttcttacctacgcatcaaaaccacaacgatagttcgtcaagttaatgttgttttaaccttcgcaaggaccgggcgtagccacactcggttcagctaaagtgagagagacagacacccgccagtcacctttaagcacgagtgctcgtaacggtgaaaccagtctcccgtaagcgtacgcgtaatgtcggtccgggccgcttcatctcacaataccgctgagccaaagtatgacatgctggtaagcagtatgacttgtatcgcccacaactcacttgtgttctactcgtgcatatgacatctacgcataaaacctggctctaatgccactgttggggaacgtagtaatttcaaaaaaattcctacgcacacgcaagatcatggtgatgcatagcaatgagaggggagagtgttgtccacgtaccctcgtagaccgtaagtgaaagcgttatgacaacgcggttgatgtagtcatacgtcttcacgatccgaccgatccaagtaccgaacgtacagcacctccgagttcagcacacgttcagctcgatgacgatccccggactccgatccagcaaagtgtcggggatgagttccgtcagcacaacggcgtggtgatgatgatgatgttctaccggtgcagggcttcgcctaaactccgcgacgatatgaccgaggtggaatatggtggaggggggcaccgcacatggctaaggaacgatcacatagatcaacttgtgtgtcctagggtgcccccctgcccccgtatataaaggagggaggggggaggtgcggccaaccccctaggggtgcgcctggaggagtcctactcccatcgggagtaggactcccccctcttgccttggtggagaaggaaaggggggaggggaaagaggaaaggggggcgccgcccccccccttccttgtcctattcggactaggggggaggggacgcgcggcctgccctggctggccctcctcttctccctcatggcccactaaggcccattaaccctcgggagggttccggtaaccccccggtgttccggtaaaatcccgatttcacccggaaccattccgatatccaaatataggcttccaatatatcaatatttatgtcttgaccatttcgagactcctcatcatgtccgtgatcacatccgggactccggacaaccttcggtacatcgaaacttataaactcataataaaactgtcatcgtaacgttaagcgtgcggaccctatggattcgagaactatgtagacatgacctagaactattctcggtcaataaccaatagcgaaacctggatgctcatattggctcctacatattctgcgaagatctttatcggtcaacccgcataacaacatacgttgttccctttgtcatcggtatgttacttgcccgagattcgatcgtcggtatccaatacctagttcaatctcgttactggcaagtctctttactcgttacgtaatgcatcattccgtaactaactcattagctacattgcttgcaaggcttatagtgatgtgcattaccgagagggcccagagatacctctccgacaatcggagtgacaaaacctaatctcgaaatacgccaacccaacatgtacctttggagacacctgtagtactcctttataatcacccagttacgttgtgacgtctggtagcacccaaagtgttcctccggtaaacgggagttgcataatctcatagttacaggaacatgtataagtcatgaagaaagcaatagcaatatactaaacgatcaagtgctaggctaacggaatgggtcatgtcaatcacatcattctcctaatgatgtgatcccattaatcaaatgacaacacatgtctatggttaggaaacataaccatctttgattaatgagctagtcaagtagaggcatactagtgactatatgtttgtctatgtattcacacatgtatcatgtttccggttaatacaattctagcatgaataataaaacatttatcatgatatgaggaaataaataataactttattattgcctctagggcatatttccttcactatcttGTCGAGCGCAATGGTCGAGGGTTAGTGAACCCATCATAAGGTGCCAGCACCACAGCTTTCCCCTTGAACGTCCAGGGGCCTTCCTCCATGACCCTCTCCCAATCTCCAAGACACTGAAACTGCATGGTGTATAGGTTCTCCTCCAAAGGATGAATCTTGACTTCCTTAGCGAGATCCCATCTGATTCTCATCTGGCGATAAAACCAGTATTGGCTGTAGGTCTTGGGCGTATGGACTCGAGCGATCGCCATCCACCGTGTTGATTCCTACGGTAGGTCTTGCTCATCCACGATCACATCCTGCAGGTTTTCTTCGCTCAAACCAAGTTCTTCCATCATGGCCTCCAACTCGGAAGAACCCGAGCCCGAAGCCGTCGCCGCCATGATTTCTCTTGCCCGCAAAAAGGAGTCTGCGGGCGATGGTTCCCTAACCGATCACACCCCACCCCTCCCGACCAGGAGCCAGAGGCCCTAGCCAAAGCGGCGTAGGAGATCGCAGGGGAGCGGAGTCTCAACGTTGGTGACGAGCACCGCCGTCGCCTTCGAGAGAATAAGAAACCGTAACTAAAGGAAAAAAATTGTCAGTTGATCTGATTTGTTAAAAGATCTCAGTTGCCCTCCTAACCGACCCTGGATGCAATAAGCGAGCCCACCAGGCTATTGTTGCGTCAAATAggatttctctccctctctctcaaaaAAAGCGGCGTATAGGATTGCGCCAACATCGTCGATTGAAGAAAAAAAAAACGTTTCAGAAAATAAGTCATCTCCTATTGCCTACGCTGATCCGCATAGAGGCGCTCAATTCCCCCAAATCCCCCAACCCCCCTTCTCGCCGGCGGTGCCTACTCCGATCTCGGGCTGAGTttctccggccaccgccgccctcATCCCCGTATCCAAGGAGGTTCCGGCGTCGATGCGGACTCGCGTATCCAGTCGCAGCCGCGTCCCACCAGCACGCGCCTGCACCGCATCTACTCGTCGTCGCCCGGCCGAAGCGAGCTTCACCCTGGCCAGGAGGCGTCGCGTGGACCGTCTCCTGCGCCGGCAGCCGCGGAAGCAGGCAGATCCAGGCGAGGACCGTGTCAGCGCCCTCCccgatgacctcctcctcctcgtcctgcgTCGCCTCGACACCCGCGCGGCGCTCGGCGCCGGGCTGCTCTCCAAGCGCTGGGCTGGCCTCCCCCGCGAGCTCCCCGCCCTCGACCTCAGGGTCAGCGACGTACTCCCGCCGCGCTACCGGCGGTGGCTCCTCCGCTACCGTGACATCTTCAGCAGCGGAACCTTTGCGCTGTACAGGCATCGCCTCGGGCATCACGAGTTCGTGCCCAGCATGACGAGGTACGAGCGCCGCGCCATGCGCGCCTTCACCAGCTCCGTCGAGGGTCTCCTGGGCTCCCGAGCTCGCCGGAGGGTCAGCAGCCTCAGGCTCGAGTTCTTCATCACGGGCAACACCGGCTGCGTCAACCGGCTGATTTCCCAGGCCATGGATGCTTGGGGTGTCGACGACCTCGAGGTCATCGCCCGGCCGACATTCCGGCAGCAGACCGTGCACGCCTTCCCTAGCCACGGCCTCTGCTCCTCGCCCCGGTTGTCACgcctgcaaaacctcaagcttgggggctGTGTCATCCCGTATCTGCTGCATGAGTACCACGCGCTCACTAGGCTCGTCCTGCAAGACGTTGCCGAGTCACCTCCGGCCGCCTACGAGGGCGTCTTCGACTCGTGCCCGCAGCTGCAGGTGGTGCACCTCAACTCCTGTCTCTGCGGCGGCAGGGACATGGTCATGGTTGTGGATGCCCCCAGCTCGCAGATCAGGGAGTTGGTTGTGGACAAGTGTGAAATAGGATCAATATGGTTGAGGGATCTTCCCAATCTGGAGCGTCTGGCCTCCCTGGGCACACGACTGTTCTTCGAGTCCACTGCATTCCCATGCCTAAGGCAATGGAGCCTCGCCCGCTGCCACGGTGTCGACTTGGATGGGTTTCGACAACGCTTTCGGCAGCACCTGGAGCTTGACTTGTTTCTTGGACACACCCCGGACATTACCGACCTGATCATCCGGTTCACGGGGCCCGACAGATGGATCGTGCCATCTATCTCACCATCCGTTTTGTTACCTAACCTGAGGCGGCTGTTGGTCGCCGATGTGCCTTCGTCCTGGGACGTCTCTTGGCCCCGTCTTCTCTTTGAGATGGCGCCTTCCCTCGAGAGTTTTCACATCCACATTGCCTCTTGCCTGGAGGAGCCCAGTCCCAATGAAGAAATATCCTGGTGGCCGACAAAGTTTCGGCAGCATCGCTTGAAGGAGTTTGTGATGGCTGGTTTTGAGGCAACAGAGAGGCAGATTTACCTTATCAAGTTTGTCATGGCCGTATGCACGGCGTTGCGTCATGTCAGCATGTTCAAGAATGGGCATGCTCAGGACAAGGGGCACTGGGAATGGGAGATGGTGACACAGCAACACTCATGGACTGAGGAGGACAAGGACGACACGCTCAAGCAGATTATGGGCACGGCATCTTCAACAGCAGCTCCGGTTCAACTGGTTTTAGGCTGATCATCGTGTGTTTGTGCCTGTCTTATGATCCTCTCATAATGTATTCCACATCTCTGTTTTACTCGATGTGATTTATAATATATTACTCAAATAATGTTTttgtttgttattccttttctgtgCTAAGCAGTGCGTGTGCATTTTTCAATGGAACTCAATCCAATTTGTCTGCTGAATTTTCCATATGTGCAGGCTTCTATAGTAATTTGTCTTGAAAAGATTGATTATACGAGCTGTGGCAAGGGAAAACGTCATGGCATAATGCCTGCCGCTATTTCCACGTCATCCCCCAAATTTAAAGTACCTTCACAAAATCCTGCTTACTTGAAAATAAACTATCCATTTACTGTGAAaaatgaagaagaaactagccagtGGCAAAAACATCAGGAGGCCAAACACAGCTATGCTGTTTGGATATATAATCTGCTGCTACCTTTATCTGTATACTAGGTGGTTAGGCAGCTGTTACATATTTGTTCGTTTACTTTGTTTTGAATAaatattgtgtgtgtgtgtttttctaCTTTTCCAACTTATGATGCATATGGAGGTACTTATGTGATCACCTCGTGTTTTTACTTTCTACATATATGTGCTTATGGGATATGAATGATCTTTGTTACTACATTGTAGCAAGTCCATGGGAAGTTATGTGTGTTATTATTGTAGTAGCAAGTCCACATGTAGCTGAGCTGGTTACATGCCACTCTATGGTCTTAGTGAGGCTGAAACCTCTAGCAGTATAGTAAGTAGAGAAACTATTGTGGGCAGCTTTTATCCAGTGGATGAGGCTCTCAGCTTTAATCTAACCAATTTTGTAGAAAGATTAAGTTGTTAATCAGTTTACATGATTTCTTACCAATTTAAATGAAATTAATGTCGACTAGGTTCTCTGAAACtcttgatttcatatctgaactctGAAGTAAGGCATTTACACTAATTTTACTTGAAGTTGCACATCACTGAAGTAGCTAATGGAAGAATCAAAGCTCTTGTGTAGCCGCATGGGATTTCAGTTGATATGTACTCTTTCCAGTGTCATTTGAGTATCAAATTAGCTACAGAAGTAGTCCATAGAGTTTTTGCTTATCCCCATTCCACCACTTGTGGGTTGAAGAGCTCCAAGCAAAAGCAATTGAGAAAGGGGGGTCGCCCTGTCTCAGTCCCCAGCGATGGAAGAAGGGAGTACCAGGAGCACAGTTTGAGGAAGAATCCGAGATGATGTCGAGGCGAGGGAGGTGTCGATGAGATCACTGCAGCACTGACTGAAGCCAACGTGGGCGAGGACTTCAAGAAGGTAATCCCAATTGACAGAGTCTGTCAAATGCTTTTGCATTATGTAGCTTTAGGAAGACGGGTTGCTTGTTTGCACGGTGATGTGCTGATGGCTCTGAATAATACGTATTCTGCACATACAGGAAGTTATCATAAATACACccgaaacaaaaaaataaaactgatGGAGATGTTGTTCTGCATTTCAGGGGCAATATGGTTAGCAAGGAATTTTCCGGGGATCTTCTCAACAAGGTGAGTGAGGCTAATGGGCATTGTCTTTCTTTGGCACAACACAAGCGCAGTGATGGCGGTGTTGAGCAGGTTCCAGGTTGTAGCGTTGAGAGCAGATAGCTGAGTGAGGGCATTCTGTAAATCCATCCTAATTGTGTGCCAACAAGGTTTGAAGGAAAGGCCAATGAAACTGTCAGGCCTTGTGAGCAGCAATATCTCTGATGGTGGCACGGGTGATGAAGATGACCAAGGTCAAGGTGAGCAGCCCTGCAGAGTTGTCCCTTGTGCCCAGCCCCAGCGGAGAGTCGAAATGTTCCAAGAGAGCAGCGGATTTGTCCTTGTGACTAGATACAGGAATGTTCTTCTTGTCATCAAGGAAAGTTATGTGAAAATAATATGTGGTGTTAGCATCATCGGCTTTGATCCAGACCTGCAGATTAAGAGCCTGTGCCGTTCTGGTGAGCTTGAGTCGGTTGTACTCCTATGCTTTTCTGCTGTTGGTATGTAAGTATATGCAGTAGTAGCATTTATTTATTCTGCTTATTATGCAATCACCTCACCTCTCTTAATGGTTAGTACTAAGTTGTAAGCCTGTCATTTATATGCAGTGTTCTCAACTCCGGTACGTAAccgccttccttccttccttcagagagggagagagaaagagagagagagggagcgtgTCGTCGGGAGGGCAGCGCCGCCTACTTGCATGCATAAATACACCAGCAAACCAACTAGAGAATTGGTTCGTCGTCCCCGGGCAACGGCGAcccctccaccccagcctcctccctatccaggtgctctctctctctccctccctctctctctctctctctctctctctctctctctctctctgtctctcttcttcctctcccttctccctctcccccaacCTGACGTGCGATGCTCCTTGATGGCCAGGCCGGCGATGGATCGATTGAAGAGGCTGTGCAAGGTGCTCGGGTCCAACTACCAGGAGCGGCTGGATGAGCTGGGGATAGCGGCGGGGCACAAGGAGATGGACGAGAAAACAAGCAAGGCCCTCGAGCAAACAATCGGGGAACTCGAGAAAGCCAAGGAAGCCAGGTTCTCCGAGGTTCGTCCTGTTCCGCCGCGCGTGCATCCCCATATCATCCATCCCTCCTTCTCGTCTGCGTTCCTGCACTTGTTCCCCGCCCGTAAGCTGCCTAGCTCTAGCTGTGATTTGGGAGTCTGGCTTGGAATTTGGGACTGGATGCCACGGGTTTGGAAATTGGGGTCGGATGCCATCGGTTTCGAATTTGGGGCTGCTGGATGCCGTGAGTTTCGAATTTGGGGCCGGATGCCACGGGTTTGGAAATTGGGGTCGGATGCTGTCGGTTTCGAATTTGGGGCTGCTGGATGCCGTGAGTTTCGAATTTGGGGCCGGATGCCACGGGTTTGGAAATTGGGGTCGGATGCTGTCGGTTTCCAATTTGGGGCTGGATGCCGCGGGTTTCGAATTTGGTGCTGGATGCCACGGGTTTCGAATTTGGGGCTGGATGCCGTGGGTTTCCAATTTGGATTCGGGTGCCATgggtttttcaatttggagtttggATGCCGTGGGTTTCGAATTTGGGGCTGGATGGATGGACGCCCGCCATCCATGGTTCCGTGTTCCTTCCACCTGCGATCGTCTTCTCTTGGATGGAGATGCGAGGGATGCCATGGGGGTTATGGTGGGTTTAAGAGCAACAGAGTGTGTATTCAGCGAGCGTTCACTCAATCATCTCCACGCGCGCCCCGTTCGTTCCTGTCCGTTAGATCAGATCCATCGCATACGGGTCCGGGGATCAACACTGCCACAGCAATAGGCCTTGGCTGGCGGCGGCAGGAGGGAGTAGTGCTGTACCGGATGGGGGCAGCGGCGAAGGCGGTAGCAGATTGGGGCGGCGGCAGTGGACAGCGGCGCGGTGACCAGCACAAGAGGGCGTGAGGGGCCGCGGGCGAGCTGCTGCTCCTCACGCCCTCTTCTGCTGGTCAACGGAGTGAGGGGCAGCGGAAAAGGGCGGCGTCTGCGTGAGGGGCAGCGGCAGAGGGCTGCCTCGGGAAGAGGGTCGGCTGCTCCTTGCCGCAGGTTTTTCAGGATCTATCCGCCAGCATCTTCGTGGAATGGAAGGGGATGAGGTTACTTACTATCTCATGGCTTTCTGAACCAAACTACTTTGCGGACGATAGATCCTGGTCCAACTTTGGACGATGGAGA encodes:
- the LOC119349193 gene encoding uncharacterized protein LOC119349193 gives rise to the protein MRTRVSSRSRVPPARACTASTRRRPAEASFTLARRRRVDRLLRRQPRKQADPGEDRVSALPDDLLLLVLRRLDTRAALGAGLLSKRWAGLPRELPALDLRVSDVLPPRYRRWLLRYRDIFSSGTFALYRHRLGHHEFVPSMTRYERRAMRAFTSSVEGLLGSRARRRVSSLRLEFFITGNTGCVNRLISQAMDAWGVDDLEVIARPTFRQQTVHAFPSHGLCSSPRLSRLQNLKLGGCVIPYLLHEYHALTRLVLQDVAESPPAAYEGVFDSCPQLQVVHLNSCLCGGRDMVMVVDAPSSQIRELVVDKCEIGSIWLRDLPNLERLASLGTRLFFESTAFPCLRQWSLARCHGVDLDGFRQRFRQHLELDLFLGHTPDITDLIIRFTGPDRWIVPSISPSVLLPNLRRLLVADVPSSWDVSWPRLLFEMAPSLESFHIHIASCLEEPSPNEEISWWPTKFRQHRLKEFVMAGFEATERQIYLIKFVMAVCTALRHVSMFKNGHAQDKGHWEWEMVTQQHSWTEEDKDDTLKQIMGTASSTAAPVQLVLG